Sequence from the Hamadaea flava genome:
CCGGCCGGCAGGCTGGTGAGGTGGTCGAGCAGTCCGCTCACCCAGCCACCGCGAGGCGGCCGGCGACCAGCGGCCGCAGCCGCGTACGGGCGACCAACGCGGCGAGACGGGTCAGCCGCCGGTGGGCCAGTGCGTACACGATGATCGCTGTCGCCGCGCCCACGGCCAGCCCAGCGAGCACATCGCCGGGATAGTGGGCGCCGATGTACACCCGCGAGAACGCCATGAACAGCGCCGCGACCGCAGTGATCTGTCCCAGGCGACGGCTGGCGAACCACAGTCCCGCCGCAGCGGCCCCGGCCATCGTGGCGTGATCCGACGGGAACGACCAGTCGGTGCTGCGGTGGGCGAGGATCAGCAGGTCCGGATGGGCGGTGTACGGCCGCGGGCGGGCGGCCAGCGCCACGAGCGGCTGGTTGATCGCCACCGCTGCCAGCACCGCCAGCCCCGCGCACCAGACAGCCGCCATCTGCTGCGCAGACCCTCTCCGGCGGGCCATCCACCAGCCGACGACCAGGAATGCCGCGAACAGCGCGACACCGAAGTCCGCGTACCCGAGCACGAGTGGGTGCGCCCAGCCGGTCGCCCGGGCCAGCCGGTTGATCGCGTACAGCCAAGTGGTGTCCATACCGCCGAGTCCCTTCGAGATGGTGCGATGCCCGTGACGGCTGGCCTCATCCCGCCGTACCGAGCGGGCGGATGGTGTCCGCGCCGATGAGGTTTCAACGGGCCGCGGACGGCGCAGGTGGCGTCGACACGCCAGCCTGTATATACAGCTATACTGGAGTCATGACGGACCCATCGACGCCTCGATATCACGCCATCGAGCAGGCGCTACGCCAACGCTGCCGAGACCTGCCCGCACACGCGCCCCTGCCGTCCGAGTCGCAGTTGAGCGCGGAGTTCGGCGTCAGCCGGATGACGGCCCGGGCCGCCGTGACCCGGCTGGTCACCGCCGGACTCGTCTACCGCGAGTCCGGCCGGGGCACCTTCGTCGCGCCGCCCGCGTCGAACCGGCGCGCCGACAGCTTGGTGCGCTTCACCGAACAGATGCGCCGCTCCGGACGCACGGCCACCTCGCGGCTCGTCGGTACCGACGTCCGGGAAGCGACCGACGCCGAGCGCACCGACCTGCGCCCAGGCAAGAACGGCGTCATCGAGATCCGGCGCGTCCGCCTCGCGGACCAGACACCCATCGCGGTGGAGACCGCGGTCTTCGCCGCCACCCTGATCGCCCTACTCGACAGCGACCTGACCGAGTCGCTGCACACAGCGCTGGTACGGCTAGGTCGCGTCCCGACCAGCGGCCGCGCCACGGTCACCGCCGCGTGCGCCACCAGCGAGGACGCCGACCTGCTCCGCATCCCGCCCGGCTCGGCGGTGCTGATCGAGCGGCGGCTGATCAAAGACCAGCACGGCCACCCGCTGGAACGCACCGAAAGCCGCTACGCCGCCAACCGATACGGCCTCGACGTCATCTTCGACGTCGACCAGTCCTGACCCGTCGAAGGGGAGACCATGCGCACCGTCGCCGAAGTCGCCAAGATGATCGACCACTCGCTCCTACGGCCACAGCTCACCACAAGCGACATCGAGGCCGGCTGCGCCCTGGCCGACCGCTACCACGTCGCATCCGTCTGCGTACGCCCATGCGACGTGCCGCTCGCCGCCACCTTGCTGGCCGGAACCGACGTGCTCGTCGGCACCGTCGTCGGTTTCCCACACGGCAGCCACGCGACGCCGATCAAGGCCGCCGAAACACGGCTGGCGATCCAGCAACGCGCAGCCGAGATCGACATGGTGCTCAACATCGGACGCCTGCGCTCAGCCGATCCGACCTTCGTCGAAGACGACATCCGGGCAGTCGTCACCGCGGCGGACGGCGCCTTGGTGAAGGTCATCCTCGAAAACGCGTACCTCACCGACGAACAGAAAGTCGCCGGTTGCCAGGCTGCCGAACGCGCCGGCGCCCACTTCGTCAAGACGTCCACCGGCTTCGCCGACGGCGGCGCGACGATGGACGACCTGCGTCTGATGCGCGCGTCGGTGTCCGAGGCGGTCCAGGTCAAGGCCGCAGGCGGCGTACGCACCCTGGACATCCTGCTCGCCATGGCCGACATCGGAGTCACCCGATTCGGAGCCACCGCGACCGCTGGAATTCTCGACGACCTGGACCACCGTCTACGGCATGGCTCCCCGCTTCCAGCGGATCTCGCCGCCACAGCAGCTACCTCCTACTAGCGGAAGGGGATCGCGTACGAACTGGTTGCCTAGGACGCTGTACCGGTTGTGCTGCTTCGACGAGGACAAGGCACGAGCCCACCATGATCTCCGACGGCATTCGGCCGGCAACGTCTCGAAACCGGTCGGGGTAGAGGCTGCGCCACGGCGGTCGAAGGTAGTCGCCGTCGCCGTCCGCCGCGCGCCGAGTTCCATCTCCAGGGGACGCAGTTTCACTATGTGGGTCTCGGTTCGCTCAATCTCCACCATGGACCCCCGCATGCGGTTGACCATGTGCAACATGCGGGATATCTTGCCGTATCACGCAAGCAACTTCCAGATTGGATCGCTCATTCCACAGCTTCACCCCCAGGGCGTGCCCCCGTCGCCCCAGTGACTCCAGGAGCCCCTCATGCGGAAACGCGCCACGCGGACAACCGCCATCGCCGCCACGGTCATACTCGGGTTCGGTCTCGCCGCCACAGGCCCCGCCGCCGGCCGACCCGGTGGGGACCCATCGGGCGGGCGGGTGGTCGACACCGGTGACAGCATCGTGATCCGTGGCACGACCTACCGGATGCGGATCGTCAAGGACGGCTTCCGGTACTCGTTCGAGACCCCGACCGGCGAGCCCGTCGCGCCGGCCCACCCGAGTTCCGGCCTGCGGATCAAGTCCGCCACTGCGACCGACTTCAGCGACGCGGCCGACACCTGGCTGATCTCCGGTCCCAAGTCCGCCACCGCCGTGTTGGCTGTGACGATGACGGACGGTGCGCGGGTCAACGTCCACATCCAGCCGACCGACACGTACGCCCGGGTCACGGTGCCGGACCTGCCGGGCCAGAGCAGCACCGTCGACTTCCGTACCGGCGGGGTGGCCCCGGCGTACGGGCTCGGCGACTATGGCTCGTTCGCTGACGGCCAGCCCGAGCAGGGCACTCCATGCAGCGGAAATGTCCAGGTCCGGCCGAGCACCGAACTGACCGGCCTGGTGCTGGACAACCTGACCAACGAGGGCAGCTGCAAACGCTTCATCACCAACTTCACCGTCTTCCCTAAGCAGCGGTTCGGTCAGGTGTGGTTCGCCGAAGGCCAGAAGCGGGTCGGTCTCACCTCGGACGAGAACCGGCTCGGCGCCACCGGCGTCGACGAGGTGAACAGCCTGTACTACTTCGTCGGCCGCGATCTGCGCCAGGTGTACGCCGACTACCGGCAGGCCCGGCACCGCCACGGGTACCTCGACGCCAAACCCCGCGAGTCCGCCGTCGGGCTCGGTTGGGAGGCGTACGGCGCGCTCGCCTGGAACACGTATCAGTCCTCGGTGATGGACACGGTCCAGAAGTTCATCGACCAGGGCTACCCGCTCAGCTGGGGCGTAGTCGGATCCGGCTTCTGGCCGGGGCCGCGCGGAAACAAGGTCGAGGGCACCACGAACAGCTTCGGGATGTGGGACGACACCGCCGAGGAGGGCCGCGACGACGGGCTGCCCAACCCGCGTTACCCCGATCCGGACGCGCTGAAGAAGCTCTTCGCCGACAACGACATCAAGCTCCTGCTCGGCGCCCGCAACAACTTCAAGGCCCTGCCGGCCGACGGCGGCAACTACAACCCGACTTACGACGGGCAGTTCGTGCAGACAGCGCTGGACAACGGCTACCTGTTGCGTAACGCCGACGGCACGCCCCGAGTGGTGACCCGGGCCCAGTTCCCTTCCGGCACCAGCTACGTCCTCGACGGCGCCAACCCGGACGCGGTGCGCTGGTACGTCGACCAACTACGAGCCTGGGGGGTGGACGGATGGAAGGAGGACACCATGCTCTACGACCCGAACTTCCACCTCGACGGCAACTGGAACACGGTCCAGAACGCGCTGCACGACGCCAGCGAACTGCTGATGGTGCGCAACGCGGCGTACTCGGTGCCGGGTGACATGATCCGGATCAACGACACCATCTACGGCACCGGCGAGGCCTACCACGAGGACCCGGACCGGATGCCGGTGAACCTGCTCAACTACGCCGCCTCCGGCGCCGGAAGCCTGTCCGGCGACATCGTCGGCGGCACCCCGGGCCCGTCGCTGCAGGACCCGGCGTACCAGCAGTACTTCGTCCGCAACGCCCAGTTCAACGCGATGCTGCCGGTGCTGACGTTCGGTAAGGGTCCGTGGGAACTCGGCCGGGACGACTATTCGGCGTCGATGAAGCGGCTGGCGTTGTGGCACGAGGCGCTGCGGCCCTACATCTACGACGCGGTGCTGGACGGGTACGAGACCGGGTTCCCGAGCGCGGTTACCCCGCTGCCACTTGCGTACCCGGACGATCCGGCCACATACGACCTGCCGAACGACACCACCCGGCAGTACGAGTGGATGTTCGGTGAGTCCCTGCTCGCCACTCCGGTCTTCGGCGCTGACTTCGCCACGGCGCAGGCCCGCGACGTGTACCTGCCAGCCGGAAAGTGGATCGATGTCGAGACCGGGGCGGTGTTCCACGGACCGACGACCCTGACTGGCTACGCGATCGGCACCGACCGGATCCCAGCCTTCGCCGGCGGCAAGGGTGTGCTGGTCACCGGCACGGCCGGGGCGCTCAACGCCGAGGTCTACCCGGTCTCGACCGATTCGCGCTACACCGCCGGCCGGGGCGGCAGCGCCGTCACCGTCGAGAACGCCAACACCGGCTGGGATCCCAGCTCGCTCACCGTGCGGGACATCAGGACCGGCGCTCGGGTCGGCTACCGGATCGACCCGGTCACCGGCGCGCTGCGCTTTCCGGTCGCCGCCGGGCACACCTACCGGCTCACCGGCGGCGGCACCGCCGGGCACACCGTCGCGCTGGACACCGCCATACCCGGCCGGGTCAGCGGCCTGCGGCACGACACCGGCACCAGCACCACGACGTTGAGCTGGGACCCGGTCGAGGGCGCCCGGTCGTACGTGGTGACGGCACAACTGCGGCAGGAGTGCGGCACCACCACCCCGGAGCGGGTAGTCGGCTCGGCGACCGGCACCAGCCTGGTGTTCGGCAACGAGCGTGCCGCCGGCATCTACCGGGTGACCGCGACGAACAACGTCGGCGGTGGAGAGCCGTCGGAGCCGCATTCGATCGAGCCGTTGCCCGGCGAGGTGGAGCCGGTCGTTGTCGTCACCAACGAGGGGACGCCGACGACCTGCGACCCGGACAACCCGGCGTACAGCGAGTCCGGTGGCTGGCTCTCCAGCAGCCTGAAGGGCTTCGACGGCACGGGCAGCCGGTACACGCGCACGGCCGGGCTCACCGCCACCTGGCGCGCGATCCTGCCGGCTGGCAGCTATCAGGTCGAGGTTTGGTCACCCTCGAACACGATTTGCAGCGCCCACGCGACGTACACGGTCGGTGAGGTGACGGTGCCGGTCGACCAGTGCGCCACCGGCGGGTCGTGGCACTCGATCGGCACGTACCCGCTTTCGGCCGGGCTCGCCGCAGTCACGTTGACG
This genomic interval carries:
- a CDS encoding phosphatase PAP2 family protein, yielding MDTTWLYAINRLARATGWAHPLVLGYADFGVALFAAFLVVGWWMARRRGSAQQMAAVWCAGLAVLAAVAINQPLVALAARPRPYTAHPDLLILAHRSTDWSFPSDHATMAGAAAAGLWFASRRLGQITAVAALFMAFSRVYIGAHYPGDVLAGLAVGAATAIIVYALAHRRLTRLAALVARTRLRPLVAGRLAVAG
- the deoC gene encoding deoxyribose-phosphate aldolase; this encodes MRTVAEVAKMIDHSLLRPQLTTSDIEAGCALADRYHVASVCVRPCDVPLAATLLAGTDVLVGTVVGFPHGSHATPIKAAETRLAIQQRAAEIDMVLNIGRLRSADPTFVEDDIRAVVTAADGALVKVILENAYLTDEQKVAGCQAAERAGAHFVKTSTGFADGGATMDDLRLMRASVSEAVQVKAAGGVRTLDILLAMADIGVTRFGATATAGILDDLDHRLRHGSPLPADLAATAATSY
- a CDS encoding GntR family transcriptional regulator is translated as MTDPSTPRYHAIEQALRQRCRDLPAHAPLPSESQLSAEFGVSRMTARAAVTRLVTAGLVYRESGRGTFVAPPASNRRADSLVRFTEQMRRSGRTATSRLVGTDVREATDAERTDLRPGKNGVIEIRRVRLADQTPIAVETAVFAATLIALLDSDLTESLHTALVRLGRVPTSGRATVTAACATSEDADLLRIPPGSAVLIERRLIKDQHGHPLERTESRYAANRYGLDVIFDVDQS
- a CDS encoding golvesin C-terminal-like domain-containing protein, whose translation is MRKRATRTTAIAATVILGFGLAATGPAAGRPGGDPSGGRVVDTGDSIVIRGTTYRMRIVKDGFRYSFETPTGEPVAPAHPSSGLRIKSATATDFSDAADTWLISGPKSATAVLAVTMTDGARVNVHIQPTDTYARVTVPDLPGQSSTVDFRTGGVAPAYGLGDYGSFADGQPEQGTPCSGNVQVRPSTELTGLVLDNLTNEGSCKRFITNFTVFPKQRFGQVWFAEGQKRVGLTSDENRLGATGVDEVNSLYYFVGRDLRQVYADYRQARHRHGYLDAKPRESAVGLGWEAYGALAWNTYQSSVMDTVQKFIDQGYPLSWGVVGSGFWPGPRGNKVEGTTNSFGMWDDTAEEGRDDGLPNPRYPDPDALKKLFADNDIKLLLGARNNFKALPADGGNYNPTYDGQFVQTALDNGYLLRNADGTPRVVTRAQFPSGTSYVLDGANPDAVRWYVDQLRAWGVDGWKEDTMLYDPNFHLDGNWNTVQNALHDASELLMVRNAAYSVPGDMIRINDTIYGTGEAYHEDPDRMPVNLLNYAASGAGSLSGDIVGGTPGPSLQDPAYQQYFVRNAQFNAMLPVLTFGKGPWELGRDDYSASMKRLALWHEALRPYIYDAVLDGYETGFPSAVTPLPLAYPDDPATYDLPNDTTRQYEWMFGESLLATPVFGADFATAQARDVYLPAGKWIDVETGAVFHGPTTLTGYAIGTDRIPAFAGGKGVLVTGTAGALNAEVYPVSTDSRYTAGRGGSAVTVENANTGWDPSSLTVRDIRTGARVGYRIDPVTGALRFPVAAGHTYRLTGGGTAGHTVALDTAIPGRVSGLRHDTGTSTTTLSWDPVEGARSYVVTAQLRQECGTTTPERVVGSATGTSLVFGNERAAGIYRVTATNNVGGGEPSEPHSIEPLPGEVEPVVVVTNEGTPTTCDPDNPAYSESGGWLSSSLKGFDGTGSRYTRTAGLTATWRAILPAGSYQVEVWSPSNTICSAHATYTVGEVTVPVDQCATGGSWHSIGTYPLSAGLAAVTLTSGSGATRADAVRFTLQE